A section of the Mesobacillus jeotgali genome encodes:
- a CDS encoding NAD(P)H-dependent glycerol-3-phosphate dehydrogenase, translated as MERKREKVAVLGAGSWGTALAMVLADNGHEVRLWGHNPAQIDEINQSHTNKKYLPEIMLPSTIIGYSSLQEALDGIKTVIMAVPTKAIREVIRKMTELAAEPRVIVHVSKGIEPDSLLRISEMIEEEMPAELLESVVVLSGPSHAEEVSLRHPTTVTVSSKDMDDAEKVQDLFINNNFRVYTNQDLIGVEIGGALKNIIALAAGISDGLGYGDNAKAALITRGLAEIARLGVKMGASPLTFSGLTGIGDLIVTCTSVHSRNWRAGNMLGKGQNLDEVLENMGMVVEGVRTTKAAYQLAQKYEVKMPITNALYNVLFNGVNPKDAVDGLMSREKTHEMEDLADILGGRN; from the coding sequence ATGGAAAGGAAGAGAGAGAAAGTTGCTGTTCTAGGTGCTGGAAGCTGGGGAACAGCTTTGGCCATGGTCCTTGCAGACAATGGACATGAGGTTCGGTTATGGGGGCATAATCCCGCACAGATTGATGAAATCAATCAAAGCCATACCAACAAAAAATATCTTCCTGAAATTATGCTGCCTTCAACCATCATAGGATATTCTTCACTTCAAGAGGCATTGGACGGAATAAAAACGGTGATTATGGCAGTGCCAACAAAAGCCATTCGCGAAGTAATCAGGAAAATGACAGAGCTGGCTGCTGAACCTAGGGTCATTGTCCATGTCAGCAAGGGGATTGAGCCTGATTCCCTGCTCCGTATTTCCGAAATGATTGAAGAAGAAATGCCTGCTGAGCTTCTGGAAAGCGTTGTGGTCCTGTCTGGTCCAAGCCATGCCGAAGAAGTGAGTTTGCGTCACCCAACCACAGTCACTGTCTCTTCTAAAGATATGGATGATGCTGAAAAAGTCCAGGACTTGTTCATTAATAATAACTTCAGGGTCTATACTAACCAGGACTTAATTGGCGTCGAGATTGGCGGCGCACTTAAAAATATCATCGCCCTGGCTGCCGGCATTTCTGATGGGCTTGGCTATGGAGATAATGCTAAGGCCGCCCTGATAACCAGGGGGCTTGCCGAAATAGCACGACTTGGTGTGAAAATGGGAGCCAGCCCTCTGACTTTTTCAGGACTTACGGGGATCGGGGATTTAATTGTTACCTGTACTAGCGTCCATTCCCGAAACTGGCGTGCTGGCAACATGCTTGGCAAAGGACAGAACCTTGATGAGGTTCTTGAGAATATGGGAATGGTTGTTGAAGGAGTTCGGACGACCAAAGCAGCGTATCAGCTTGCACAAAAATATGAAGTCAAGATGCCAATTACCAATGCGTTGTATAATGTTTTATTCAACGGTGTTAACCCAAAGGATGCGGTTGACGGACTGATGTCCCGTGAAAAAACCCATGAGATGGAAGATTTGGCTGACATTCTCGGAGGACGAAACTAA
- the der gene encoding ribosome biogenesis GTPase Der gives MTKPVVAIVGRPNVGKSTIFNRIVGERISIVEDIPGVTRDRIYSSAEWLTHDFNIIDTGGIDLGDEPFLDQIRQQAEIAIDEADVIIFLVNGREGVTSADEEVAKILYRSNKPVVLAVNKIDNPEMRDMIYDFYALGFGEPFPISGSHGLGLGDLLDEAAKHFPKAKEDEYDKDAIKFSLIGRPNVGKSSLVNAILGEDRVIVSDIAGTTRDAIDSQVTYDGQKYVIIDTAGMRKKGKVYETTEKYSVLRALRAIERSDVVLIVINAEEGIIEQDKHIAGYAEEAGRAVIIVVNKWDAIEKDEKTMKEFEEKIRAHFQFLSYAPIVFLSAKTKKRIHTLMPMIDMASENHAMRVQTNILNEVIMDAVAMNPTPTDKGKRLKIYYATQVSVKPPTFVVFVNEPELLHFSYERFLENRIRDAFDFTGTPIKIFARQRK, from the coding sequence ATGACGAAACCAGTGGTAGCTATCGTTGGGCGTCCGAATGTCGGCAAGTCTACGATTTTTAATCGAATCGTTGGTGAACGTATTTCGATCGTTGAAGATATTCCTGGAGTAACGAGGGATCGTATATACAGTTCAGCTGAATGGCTGACACATGATTTTAACATTATTGATACTGGCGGAATTGATTTGGGGGACGAGCCATTTTTAGATCAGATCCGCCAACAGGCAGAAATAGCAATTGATGAGGCTGATGTGATCATTTTCCTTGTCAACGGCAGAGAGGGTGTCACTTCTGCTGACGAAGAAGTGGCGAAGATTCTTTATCGCTCGAACAAACCTGTTGTCCTCGCAGTCAATAAAATCGACAATCCTGAAATGAGGGACATGATTTACGACTTTTACGCCCTGGGATTTGGGGAACCTTTCCCGATTTCCGGTTCCCATGGACTTGGACTTGGAGATCTGCTGGATGAAGCGGCAAAACATTTTCCAAAGGCCAAGGAAGACGAGTATGATAAAGATGCAATTAAGTTTTCCCTTATCGGCAGGCCAAACGTAGGCAAATCTTCATTAGTAAACGCGATTCTCGGTGAAGACCGTGTCATTGTCAGTGATATTGCGGGTACGACACGCGACGCAATCGATTCGCAAGTCACCTATGACGGACAAAAATATGTCATTATCGATACTGCCGGGATGCGAAAAAAGGGAAAAGTATATGAAACGACCGAAAAGTATAGTGTTTTGAGGGCTTTAAGAGCGATCGAACGATCCGATGTTGTCCTTATCGTCATTAATGCCGAGGAAGGCATCATTGAGCAGGATAAACACATCGCCGGATATGCAGAGGAAGCGGGACGTGCGGTCATTATCGTCGTGAACAAATGGGATGCAATTGAAAAAGATGAGAAGACAATGAAGGAATTCGAGGAGAAAATCCGTGCGCATTTCCAATTCTTAAGCTATGCTCCAATTGTGTTCCTTTCAGCAAAAACAAAGAAGCGAATCCATACATTAATGCCAATGATCGATATGGCAAGTGAGAACCATGCTATGAGAGTGCAGACCAACATCCTTAATGAGGTCATAATGGATGCTGTAGCAATGAATCCAACTCCTACAGACAAAGGGAAGAGGCTTAAGATTTATTATGCAACGCAGGTTTCTGTAAAGCCGCCTACTTTTGTTGTCTTTGTTAATGAACCTGAGTTACTTCATTTTTCTTATGAGCGTTTCCTTGAAAACCGGATCAGGGATGCCTTTGATTTTACTGGGACACCGATCAAGATTTTTGCAAGACAAAGAAAATAA
- a CDS encoding capping complex subunit for YIEGIA, producing the protein MMLEKFVLAAITTNPKKIPSGTAVFHCDSKEEMERVAANLEAILDGIAHLLTEDLYIIVKH; encoded by the coding sequence ATGATGCTAGAGAAATTTGTCCTTGCTGCCATCACGACCAATCCCAAAAAAATCCCTTCAGGAACAGCCGTTTTCCACTGCGATTCAAAGGAAGAAATGGAGCGGGTTGCAGCAAACCTGGAAGCGATCCTCGATGGAATCGCCCATTTGCTGACTGAGGATCTGTATATTATTGTGAAACATTGA
- a CDS encoding YIEGIA family protein — protein sequence MNEYTLPIVFGIAIGTLSRLLMLRTDYRQYPTYLHGKIIHLALGFIAAGLGTVAGPAIMEEEFTAITFLTLAASQFREVRNMERNTLTELDSYELVSRGKTYIEGIAIAFESRNYLVILTSLVSTLAYLIFNIWVGLIAAILAMLVSKMLMAGGKLKDIVDIEYIEPRFDGAGLYVDNIYIMNIGLPERQKEVLRYGMGFILKPKNMNARSTIANLGQRQAVLHDLSTALGVYRDSGTPALVPLAKRDLDDGRVGVFVLPQERDIERAITVIGDVPTLENAIRMPSEKKKNEGSGVQ from the coding sequence ATGAATGAATACACATTACCAATTGTTTTTGGAATTGCGATCGGAACATTATCCAGGCTTCTGATGCTGCGGACCGATTATCGTCAATATCCTACATATCTGCATGGGAAAATCATTCACTTAGCTTTAGGGTTCATCGCTGCAGGACTTGGGACGGTTGCCGGGCCTGCAATCATGGAAGAGGAATTCACAGCGATCACCTTCTTGACCCTTGCCGCATCACAATTCAGGGAAGTCAGGAACATGGAGAGAAATACACTAACTGAACTTGACAGCTATGAACTTGTCTCGCGAGGGAAAACGTATATCGAGGGCATTGCAATTGCATTTGAAAGCCGTAATTACCTGGTGATCCTTACCTCACTTGTCAGCACACTGGCCTATCTGATTTTTAATATATGGGTTGGGTTGATTGCTGCTATATTGGCGATGCTGGTTTCTAAAATGTTAATGGCAGGAGGCAAATTGAAGGATATTGTTGATATTGAATATATCGAGCCCAGGTTTGATGGAGCAGGACTGTATGTGGATAATATCTATATTATGAACATCGGTCTCCCGGAAAGACAGAAAGAAGTACTCCGGTATGGAATGGGTTTTATTTTAAAACCCAAGAACATGAATGCACGTTCCACAATAGCCAACCTTGGCCAGCGGCAGGCGGTGCTGCACGACTTGTCAACCGCGCTGGGTGTTTACAGGGATTCCGGGACGCCGGCACTCGTACCGCTTGCAAAGAGAGATCTGGACGATGGGAGAGTTGGAGTATTTGTTCTGCCTCAGGAACGGGATATTGAAAGGGCGATAACCGTAATCGGTGATGTGCCGACATTGGAGAACGCAATCAGGATGCCTTCTGAGAAAAAGAAAAATGAAGGGAGTGGTGTCCAATGA
- a CDS encoding YphA family membrane protein has protein sequence MEGLYFYWLAWIGWIWLTFIMDKNDPNRSRWAVCLLAVIFAAPYTVDLLFFECHLSVFAIAFFIFSETRKKRTGSFLYLFLTSFIVMLAYTSFLMFELFDPVWVLFDRKIMLGAAGFYLAILLHKDYHNRMLSLITGFLQGDILFSVVLSQFNFPYAVASMTFMDITFISMGMLIAWSAVESIIAVMSKSTLNEAEGEEQKTS, from the coding sequence ATGGAAGGGCTATACTTTTACTGGCTGGCCTGGATTGGGTGGATCTGGTTAACCTTCATAATGGATAAAAACGATCCTAACAGGTCAAGATGGGCTGTTTGTCTGTTGGCTGTCATTTTTGCTGCACCTTACACCGTTGATTTACTGTTTTTCGAGTGTCACTTATCTGTTTTTGCAATTGCCTTTTTCATTTTCTCAGAAACAAGGAAAAAAAGGACTGGTTCATTCCTGTATTTATTTTTAACATCATTCATCGTTATGCTTGCTTATACAAGTTTTCTGATGTTCGAATTATTTGACCCGGTCTGGGTATTGTTTGACCGGAAAATTATGCTGGGGGCTGCCGGTTTTTATTTAGCGATCTTGCTTCACAAAGATTATCATAACCGCATGTTGTCGTTGATAACAGGTTTTTTGCAGGGTGACATTTTATTTTCCGTTGTTTTATCGCAATTTAATTTTCCATATGCCGTTGCCTCCATGACCTTTATGGACATTACATTCATTTCTATGGGAATGCTGATCGCCTGGTCTGCTGTTGAATCAATCATAGCTGTCATGTCCAAAAGCACATTAAATGAAGCGGAAGGGGAGGAACAGAAGACTTCATGA
- a CDS encoding YpzI family protein, translating to MGKDRQEKKLKNSGRVESDRDQALHYPGATKLQSPEEARSLNDGKYS from the coding sequence ATGGGCAAAGATAGACAGGAGAAGAAATTGAAAAATAGCGGACGAGTGGAGTCTGACCGCGACCAGGCGTTGCACTATCCTGGTGCCACAAAATTGCAAAGTCCTGAAGAAGCTCGATCTTTAAATGACGGCAAGTATAGCTAA
- the fni gene encoding type 2 isopentenyl-diphosphate Delta-isomerase: protein MSRSKRKWDHIQYALETGQKRLTGFDDIKFVNQSMPGSDLGSVKLQTKIGELSLSSPIFINAMTGGGGERTLRINRELAVAARETGAAIAVGSQMAALKDPEERRTYEIVRKMNPDGIILANLGSEATIEQAEAAIEMLKADGLQIHLNVVQELTMPEGDRNFSGALMRIAEINQAVDIPVIVKEVGFGIGAETAARLYEHGIRYVDVGGFGGTNFAEIENKRRDRLLTFFEDWGIPTAASVIEAKSAVPSLFVISSGGIQTSFDIVKGIAAGANATAMAGTLLKILMEHGTEGLIKEIELLKDEMAIIMTALGVHTIEELHKVPFVISGNTHHWLDQRGIDTRAFAKRRNI, encoded by the coding sequence GTGTCAAGATCAAAACGGAAATGGGACCATATTCAATATGCCCTCGAAACTGGCCAGAAGCGGCTAACCGGATTTGACGATATTAAGTTTGTAAACCAGAGCATGCCTGGATCTGATTTGGGTTCAGTAAAATTGCAGACTAAAATTGGCGAACTTTCTTTAAGTTCGCCAATTTTTATAAATGCAATGACAGGCGGCGGCGGGGAGCGAACTTTAAGAATCAACCGGGAACTGGCTGTTGCTGCAAGAGAGACCGGAGCAGCAATTGCTGTGGGTTCGCAAATGGCAGCGTTGAAGGACCCAGAAGAGCGAAGGACATATGAAATTGTCAGGAAAATGAATCCGGATGGAATCATTCTTGCTAATTTAGGCAGTGAAGCCACAATCGAGCAGGCTGAAGCTGCAATAGAAATGTTAAAAGCCGATGGTCTGCAAATACATCTAAATGTAGTACAGGAATTGACAATGCCTGAAGGAGACAGAAACTTCAGCGGTGCACTAATGAGAATCGCAGAAATTAATCAAGCTGTAGACATTCCTGTAATCGTCAAAGAGGTCGGGTTTGGCATAGGCGCAGAGACTGCAGCCAGGTTGTATGAACATGGAATTCGTTACGTAGATGTAGGCGGTTTTGGCGGGACCAATTTTGCAGAGATTGAAAATAAGCGGAGGGACCGATTGCTCACTTTCTTCGAGGACTGGGGAATCCCTACTGCAGCATCTGTCATTGAAGCAAAATCTGCTGTTCCAAGCCTATTCGTTATTTCTTCTGGAGGAATACAGACAAGCTTTGATATCGTTAAAGGAATTGCGGCAGGTGCCAATGCAACGGCAATGGCAGGAACTTTGCTGAAAATCTTGATGGAGCATGGAACAGAGGGCCTGATCAAGGAAATTGAATTACTAAAAGATGAGATGGCCATTATCATGACTGCATTAGGTGTACATACAATCGAAGAACTCCATAAAGTTCCTTTTGTCATTTCAGGTAATACGCATCACTGGCTTGATCAAAGAGGCATTGACACACGAGCATTTGCTAAAAGAAGAAATATCTAA
- the rpsA gene encoding 30S ribosomal protein S1: MSEDMNQVEVKNFEAGDRVKGQVTKVEEKQVLVDIEGSKLDGIIPISELSSLHVEKAEDAVSVGDELELEVQKVEEEALILSKRKVDAEKAWEELKGKFESGEVFEAEVKDVVKGGLVVDLGVRGFVPASLVESHFVEDFSDYKGRTLSFKIVELDKEKNRLILSHRAVVEEEQGKKKQDLLASIQSGQVIEGTVQRITDFGAFVDIGGVDGLVHISQLSHEHVERPSDVVEEGQKVQVKVLSVDRDNERISLSIKETLPGPWADIDEKAPKGSTLEGTVKRLVSYGAFVEVFPGVEGLVHISQISHKHIGTPHEVLQEGQNVKVKVLDVNKEDQRLSLSMKEFEERESNEAFDYELPEETKGFSLGDMIGDKLKNLKQ; encoded by the coding sequence ATGTCAGAAGATATGAACCAAGTCGAAGTAAAAAATTTTGAGGCTGGCGATCGTGTAAAAGGCCAGGTAACCAAGGTGGAAGAAAAGCAAGTTTTAGTAGATATCGAAGGTAGCAAACTTGATGGAATCATTCCAATCAGCGAACTGTCAAGCCTTCATGTTGAAAAAGCAGAAGATGCAGTTTCGGTCGGTGATGAACTAGAACTGGAAGTGCAAAAGGTTGAAGAGGAAGCGTTAATCCTTTCAAAAAGAAAAGTAGATGCCGAAAAAGCATGGGAAGAGCTAAAGGGCAAGTTTGAAAGCGGAGAAGTTTTCGAGGCGGAAGTGAAAGATGTCGTAAAGGGCGGGCTGGTTGTAGATCTTGGTGTACGCGGCTTCGTTCCAGCATCATTGGTAGAATCACACTTTGTTGAGGATTTCTCTGACTACAAAGGCAGAACGCTCAGCTTCAAAATCGTGGAGCTGGATAAGGAGAAAAACCGTCTGATTCTTTCACATCGTGCTGTCGTAGAAGAAGAGCAAGGAAAGAAAAAACAGGACTTGCTAGCTTCAATTCAGTCAGGGCAGGTAATTGAAGGCACAGTTCAAAGGATTACTGACTTTGGGGCGTTCGTTGATATTGGCGGGGTAGATGGCCTTGTGCATATATCACAGCTATCCCACGAGCATGTAGAAAGACCATCTGATGTTGTCGAGGAAGGGCAGAAGGTCCAGGTTAAAGTTTTGAGCGTGGATCGTGACAATGAGCGTATCTCCCTTTCAATCAAAGAAACACTTCCTGGACCATGGGCGGATATTGATGAAAAGGCTCCTAAAGGCAGCACACTTGAAGGTACTGTAAAACGTTTAGTATCATACGGTGCATTCGTCGAAGTATTCCCGGGAGTAGAAGGTCTGGTGCATATATCGCAGATTTCGCACAAACATATCGGTACACCGCATGAAGTCCTTCAGGAAGGGCAGAATGTAAAGGTGAAGGTACTTGATGTTAATAAAGAAGACCAGAGACTATCACTTAGCATGAAGGAGTTCGAGGAGAGAGAAAGCAATGAAGCTTTTGACTATGAACTTCCTGAAGAAACAAAAGGTTTCAGCCTGGGTGATATGATTGGAGACAAGCTTAAGAATCTTAAACAGTAA
- a CDS encoding lysophospholipid acyltransferase family protein, giving the protein MTVYSFARSLVNAVLKPVYRIEVIGRENIPADGGVLLCSNHIDNLDPPVVGITAPRPVHFMAKEELFSVPVLGKIVPHLNAFPVKRGMSDREALRKGLGILKDGKVLGLFPEGTRSKTGEMGKGLAGAGFFALRSNAYVVPCAIIGPYKAFKTLKVVYGEPIDMESIKENKLNAEQTTDLIMGEIQKLITKYK; this is encoded by the coding sequence GTGACGGTTTATTCGTTTGCAAGATCTTTAGTGAATGCAGTCTTAAAACCAGTATATCGAATCGAGGTAATTGGCAGGGAGAATATCCCAGCAGATGGCGGTGTATTGTTATGTTCCAACCACATCGACAATCTTGATCCGCCAGTTGTGGGCATTACCGCTCCCCGCCCTGTCCATTTCATGGCAAAAGAGGAACTATTCTCTGTTCCTGTACTTGGGAAAATTGTTCCGCACTTAAATGCCTTTCCTGTAAAGAGGGGAATGAGCGACAGGGAAGCATTACGAAAAGGTCTAGGAATTTTAAAGGATGGAAAGGTTTTAGGTCTGTTTCCAGAGGGAACAAGAAGCAAGACAGGGGAAATGGGTAAAGGTCTTGCAGGAGCAGGGTTCTTTGCTCTTCGATCCAATGCCTATGTTGTTCCTTGTGCGATCATAGGTCCATACAAAGCATTCAAGACATTGAAGGTGGTATATGGAGAGCCGATTGATATGGAATCGATTAAAGAAAATAAGTTAAATGCAGAACAGACAACTGACTTGATCATGGGTGAAATACAGAAACTGATTACAAAATATAAGTAA
- the cmk gene encoding (d)CMP kinase, producing the protein MNTRISIAIDGPAAAGKSTVAKIVAEKLTYVYIDTGAMYRALTYKALNKGASLDNEAELIDILNETSIELQPGEKGQKVLLDGVEVTNDIRTAEVTNQVSYVAVHELVRKEMVKRQQEFAKDGGVVMDGRDIGTHVLPNAEVKIFLLASVEERAQRRHAENIQKGFPSDLEKLKEEIAARDKIDSEREVAPLKKAEDAVEIDTTSLSISDVVEKIMELALERIG; encoded by the coding sequence ATGAATACACGAATTTCAATTGCCATAGATGGCCCTGCAGCAGCAGGTAAAAGTACGGTCGCTAAAATAGTGGCTGAAAAACTTACTTATGTTTACATCGATACAGGTGCAATGTACAGGGCGCTCACATACAAGGCTTTAAATAAAGGTGCGAGTCTGGATAACGAAGCCGAATTGATTGATATTCTAAATGAGACATCCATAGAACTTCAACCCGGAGAAAAAGGCCAAAAAGTTTTGCTTGATGGAGTCGAGGTTACCAATGACATAAGAACCGCTGAGGTCACCAACCAGGTTTCTTATGTAGCCGTCCACGAACTTGTCAGGAAAGAAATGGTCAAGCGCCAACAGGAGTTTGCAAAAGATGGCGGGGTAGTAATGGACGGAAGGGATATCGGCACCCATGTACTGCCAAATGCAGAGGTAAAAATCTTCTTGCTTGCCAGTGTAGAGGAGAGGGCGCAGCGCAGACATGCCGAAAATATTCAGAAGGGCTTCCCTTCAGACCTTGAAAAGCTGAAAGAAGAAATAGCGGCACGTGACAAAATCGATTCGGAACGTGAAGTTGCTCCATTGAAAAAGGCAGAAGATGCAGTAGAAATAGATACAACATCGCTCTCGATTTCAGATGTTGTCGAAAAAATAATGGAATTGGCGCTTGAAAGGATCGGATGA
- a CDS encoding YpfB family protein: MKTFERILIKIAIIQLIFLVIAQIFFHRLDAFPELKQITQYEGVTDNNHSEVLRSIQGKE, encoded by the coding sequence ATGAAAACATTTGAAAGAATTTTAATTAAAATCGCTATCATTCAATTGATCTTTCTCGTCATTGCACAGATATTTTTCCATAGGCTCGATGCTTTCCCTGAACTAAAACAAATCACCCAATACGAGGGTGTAACAGACAATAACCATTCAGAAGTCCTGAGGTCTATCCAAGGCAAAGAATAA
- a CDS encoding flagellar brake protein — translation MIKIGDNIILEHKYSDSFEQYKCKLVERKGNDLYIDYPVNLKTNRTVFLLEGTPLKANFVTESGSHYSFTTEVKGRIKLNIPMVILSYPGKDHLIKIQRRQYVRVETSVDVAVHSAKGEFAPFTTVTDDISAGGAALLIDKKSNLKQNMEVECWFVLPMQNGEYEYRKFLGKVVRIIEGQTHMNKASVQFFDSSGTDRQMLLRFCFERQLEMKKKGLPV, via the coding sequence ATGATAAAAATCGGTGACAACATAATCCTTGAACATAAGTATTCCGACAGTTTTGAGCAATATAAATGTAAGCTTGTTGAACGCAAAGGAAATGACCTGTACATTGATTATCCTGTAAATTTGAAAACGAACAGAACAGTATTCCTGCTTGAAGGTACGCCATTGAAAGCCAATTTTGTTACTGAATCAGGTTCACATTATTCCTTTACAACTGAAGTCAAAGGCAGGATCAAACTTAACATCCCAATGGTGATTCTCTCTTATCCGGGAAAGGACCATCTCATCAAGATCCAAAGAAGGCAATACGTTCGGGTGGAAACTTCAGTTGATGTAGCCGTACATTCTGCAAAAGGTGAATTTGCTCCTTTTACAACCGTTACCGATGATATCAGTGCGGGAGGAGCAGCGCTTTTAATCGACAAAAAAAGCAACTTGAAGCAGAATATGGAAGTGGAGTGCTGGTTTGTCCTTCCGATGCAAAATGGAGAATATGAGTACCGGAAGTTCCTAGGAAAGGTTGTCCGGATTATTGAAGGCCAAACCCATATGAACAAGGCCTCTGTCCAATTTTTTGACTCCTCTGGCACTGATAGGCAAATGCTCCTAAGATTCTGTTTTGAAAGACAGCTCGAAATGAAGAAAAAAGGACTGCCGGTTTAA
- the ypeB gene encoding germination protein YpeB has product MLRGIAIAILVIGIAGTAYWGYQEHREKTAVLINAENNYQRAFHDLTYQIDILNDKIGTTLAMNSRSSLSPQLAEVWKITSQAHTDVGQLPLTLLPFNKTEEFLANIGNFSYKTAVRDLDKEPLTDKEYATLKTLYEQSGEIQQDLREVQHMVLENNLRWMDVELALATEKGQNDNTIIDGFKTVEKTVEGYSETDFGPAQINLQKKDENFKKLPGKKISKEEAVKITRKYAPVGNAGEVKVTENGKGSDYGFYSISIENRKTRLEANMDITKKGGYPIWFLLNRDVKKTTLGLNDASNKAVAFLKEHNFQNLDLFESAQYDNIGVFTFVGTQDDVRIYPDSINMKVALDNGDVIGFSAEDYLKSHKTREIPQPGITNEEAKKKVNPNLKIMDEKKAIILNDLNEEVLCYEFTGTLGNDTFRIYINAEDGSEEKVEKLHNAEPVYEDVV; this is encoded by the coding sequence TTGCTAAGAGGAATAGCCATTGCAATCCTTGTCATTGGTATTGCCGGAACGGCGTATTGGGGTTATCAGGAGCATAGAGAAAAAACAGCGGTGCTGATAAATGCTGAAAATAATTATCAGAGAGCATTCCATGATTTAACGTATCAAATCGACATATTGAACGATAAAATTGGCACAACACTTGCAATGAATTCGAGAAGTTCCTTGTCGCCTCAGCTGGCAGAAGTCTGGAAAATCACTTCGCAGGCACATACGGACGTTGGACAGCTTCCGTTAACACTTTTGCCATTCAACAAAACCGAAGAGTTCTTAGCGAATATAGGGAACTTCAGTTATAAAACAGCAGTGCGTGACCTCGACAAAGAACCATTAACAGATAAAGAATATGCAACCTTAAAGACTCTATACGAACAGTCAGGTGAAATTCAACAGGACTTGAGGGAAGTGCAGCACATGGTCCTGGAAAATAATCTTCGCTGGATGGATGTAGAGCTTGCCCTTGCTACTGAAAAAGGACAGAACGATAATACAATCATCGATGGATTCAAGACAGTCGAAAAGACAGTAGAGGGGTACTCGGAAACTGATTTTGGCCCAGCACAGATTAATCTTCAGAAAAAAGATGAAAACTTTAAAAAGCTTCCGGGTAAGAAAATTTCCAAAGAAGAAGCCGTAAAGATCACCAGGAAATATGCTCCTGTAGGAAATGCAGGTGAAGTGAAGGTTACCGAAAATGGAAAAGGTTCGGATTATGGGTTTTACAGCATCTCTATTGAAAATAGAAAGACAAGGCTTGAGGCAAATATGGATATTACTAAAAAAGGCGGATATCCAATCTGGTTCCTGCTCAATCGTGATGTGAAAAAAACCACATTAGGTTTGAATGATGCTTCTAACAAAGCAGTCGCATTTCTAAAGGAGCACAACTTTCAAAACCTCGATCTTTTTGAAAGTGCTCAGTATGATAATATTGGTGTTTTCACCTTCGTTGGTACACAGGACGATGTAAGAATCTATCCTGACTCAATCAATATGAAGGTAGCATTGGATAACGGCGATGTCATTGGCTTTTCTGCGGAGGATTATTTAAAATCCCATAAAACCAGGGAAATTCCACAACCTGGGATCACAAATGAAGAAGCGAAAAAGAAGGTCAATCCAAATCTTAAAATTATGGATGAAAAAAAGGCAATCATCCTGAACGATCTCAACGAAGAAGTATTGTGCTATGAATTCACTGGAACACTCGGAAATGATACATTCAGGATCTACATTAACGCAGAAGATGGTTCGGAAGAAAAAGTAGAGAAACTTCATAATGCAGAACCAGTGTATGAGGACGTGGTCTAG